A genomic segment from Coccinella septempunctata chromosome 3, icCocSept1.1, whole genome shotgun sequence encodes:
- the LOC123309521 gene encoding inhibitor of growth protein 2-like, with the protein MINQPSSEALNAATYVENYLDSVENFPNEVQRLVSRIRELHVCFIAKVKEAKHWKKQADENPKQKQKCYLRMQIALSAAQEIGDEKMSVVQTMNDKIELRCRSLNMDLRNLDVTREDQSSNENRDVPLPTSSSSMTNSAPLVERSNKRSRRGGRNDTYTENNQVEPMVETPSKSQIQSVPNSSQRKTNTGKKKKRKSRQNTQTQREDHSSKEEEPIIDPDEPTYCLCDQISYGEMIMCDNDLCPIEWFHFSCVSLTTKPKGKWYCPKCRGDRPNVMKPKAQFLRELEKYNKEKEEKT; encoded by the exons ATGATAAATCAACCATCTTCAGAGGCACTTAATGCTGCTACTTACGTGGAAAATTATTTAGATtccgttgaaaattttccaaatgaagTGCAAAGGCTTGTGTCTAGAATTAGGGAATTACATGTTTGTTTTATAG CTAAAGTCAAGGAAGCTAAACATTGGAAAAAACAGgcagatgaaaatccaaaacaaaaacaaaaatgttaTCTTAGAATGCAAATAGCTCTGAGTGCAGCTCAAGAAATAGGTGACGAAAAGATGTCCGTGGTTCAAACCATGAATGACAAGATTGAGCTGAGGTGTCGATCTTTGAACATGGATTTAAGAAATTTGG ATGTTACCAGAGAGGATCAAAGTTCAAATGAAAATAGAGATGTTCCACTACCAACTTCTTCCAGTAGTATGACTAATTCAGCCCCATTAGTGGAAAGATCCAATAAAAGGTCACGTCGAGGGGGAAGGAATGATACTTATACTGAAAATAACCAGGTAGAGCCTATGGTTGAAACGCCATCAAAAAGTCAGATTCAGTCTGTACCAAATTCATCTCAAAGAAAGACAAATACTgggaaaaagaagaaaaggaaGTCTAGGCAAAATACTCAGACTCAGAGGGAAGATCATTCTTCCAAAGAAGAAGAACCTATTATTGATCCTGATGAACCAACTTATTGTTTATGCGATCAAATTTCTTATGGTGAAATGATTATGTGCGACAATGATCTTTGCCCTATAGAGTGGTTCCATTTTTCATGTGTGTCTCTCACAACAAAACCCAAAGGAAAATGGTATTGCCCTAAGTGTCGTGGTGATCGGCCCAATGTTATGAAACCTAAGGCACAGTTCCTTAGGGAGTTAGAAAAGTACAACAAGGAGAAAGAAGAGAAAACATAA
- the LOC123309520 gene encoding COP9 signalosome complex subunit 3, giving the protein MTSSVMEQFLNTVRAHTSNGSLRELVDYCSKSEELIQKNVSQVDTVLASLDFQQHTIPVVHLLLAKYEYTPLAEDSRLTQMREFISECNGEHIRLVPGVFADLCHHFTKYLIAIKQPMLGISYLRKAIYKLRLNDSQLTSIHADVCQLCLVAKCMKPALEFLDVDITNICVEVTSPTCGSVFDAKYFLLYYYYGGMIYLSLKNLDRALYFFEVAITTPAHAVSHIMLESYKKYILVSLLLYGREQPIPKYASHVVTRFMKPLSQAYISLAAAFEMNNSSELRNVIAKNSEIFTRDFNMGLIKQVKQMLYKKNIQRLTKTFLTLSLFDVANRVGLSGIQEAEQYVLQMIEEKQIYATINQKDGMVVFLDKPEILGGPEVLKELEEELAVCMELNKQILSMDSEIQVNPQYVRKSTGVQDEDQPSKSTYAM; this is encoded by the coding sequence ATGACATCATCAGTAATGGAACAATTTCTAAATACGGTTAGGGCACATACATCAAATGGATCCCTCAGAGAATTGGTGGACTATTGTTCGAAATCAGAAGAATTAATCCAGAAGAATGTTAGTCAAGTGGACACCGTTTTGGCTTCTTTAGATTTTCAACAGCATACGATTCCAGTTGTTCATCTTCTTCTTGCAAAATACGAATATACACCTCTTGCTGAGGACAGTCGATTGACACAAATGAGGGAATTTATCAGCGAGTGTAACGGAGAACATATTCGTTTAGTTCCTGGTGTATTTGCAGATTTGTGCCATCACTTCACAAAGTATTTAATTGCAATCAAACAGCCCATGTTGGGAATTTCTTACTTGCGTAAAGCTATTTATAAGTTACGTTTAAATGATTCACAACTGACATCAATACATGCTGATGTATGTCAATTATGTTTAGTAGCAAAATGTATGAAACCAGCACTGGAATTTTTGGATGTTGATATTACAAATATCTGTGTCGAAGTTACTAGTCCAACTTGTGGATCTGTTTTTGATGCCAAATATTTTctgttatattattattatggtGGTATGATATATTTGTCACTGAAGAATCTAGACAGAGCTCTATATTTCTTCGAGGTAGCTATTACTACTCCCGCGCATGCAGTTTCCCATATCATGTTGGAATCTTATAAGAAATATATACTTGTTTCTTTGTTACTTTATGGACGGGAACAGCCTATACCGAAATATGCTTCGCATGTAGTTACTAGATTCATGAAGCCTTTGTCTCAGGCCTATATCTCTCTTGCAGCtgcatttgaaatgaataatagtTCTGAGTTGAGGAACGTGATTGCTAAGAATTCAGAAATATTCACACGAGATTTTAATATGGGTCTTATAAAACAAGTTAAACAAATgttgtataaaaaaaatattcaaagattAACTAAGACATTCTTAACCTTAAGCTTGTTTGATGTAGCTAACCGTGTTGGCTTATCTGGTATTCAAGAAGCTGAGCAATATGTTTTACAAATGATTGAAGAAAAACAGATATATGCTACCATCAATCAGAAGGATGGAATGGTTGTATTCTTAGATAAACCAGAAATACTTGGAGGTCCAGAAGTACTAAAAGAATTAGAAGAGGAATTAGCTGTTTGTATGGAATTGAATAAACAAATTTTAAGTATGGATTCTGAGATTCAGGT